Sequence from the Corallococcus sp. EGB genome:
TAGGTCTCGTTGAGGCCCTGCTCCATGCCGGCGCCGACCATGCCCTGGAGGTCCTCGGCGGTGTGGAACAGCGACCGGGTGACGAGCTTCGTGCGCCCGTCGCCCAGGTCCTCCAGGGTCATCGTCTCCACGGTCACGTGGCCGGGCGCGCCGTCCCACTCGAAGGTCTGTTCGATGAGCTCCATGGGCTTCAGCTCGCGGTAGCGCCCCTCGAAGCCGTGCGTGCTGCCGTCGGGCGCGTGCTCGACGAAGCGCCAGTGGCCGCCGCGCTGGACGTCCATGCGCTCGACGACCACCTTGTTGCCCCGGCCCCACCACTGGGCGACGAGCGCAGGGTCGGTCATCGCCCTCCACACCCGCTCTCGGGACGCGTTGAAGATGCGCTCGATGCGCAGCTCCCGCTCCGAGGTCTGGGTGACGAGGGCCTTGGGTGAACTCGCGACTTGGGTCGTCATGGTGTTCCTTTCGTTCGCTCGAGGAAGTCCTCGAGGTGATCCAGGCGCTGCTCCAGCAAGGTCCGGTACGTGTCCATCCACCTGGCCACGTCCTCCAGCCGCTTGGGCCCGAGCCTGCAGTGGCGCACCCGTCCGACCTTCTCCGTCGTGACGAGCCCTGCCTCCTCCAGGATGCGCACGTGCTTCTGGAAGCCCGTGAGCGTCATCTCGAAGTGTTCGGACAGGCTGCCGATGGACGCACCGGCCCCGCCCCCCAGTCGCAGGAGGATGGCCCGGCGCGTCGGGTCCGACAGCGCCGCGAAGGTACGGTCGAGGGCGGCTTGAGACTGAACCATTTGGTTCAGTGTTAGCGCCTGGGGCCCGCGACGTCAAGGGCCAAGGCGGGGGCGGTGGAGTGGGGGCTTCCGAGGGAGGAAGCCATGTCCCACCTGTTTGGCGGCGGCGGTGAGCTGGGCTGGACGGCGCTGAAGGCCCTGCTGCTCTACGTCACCGCGATCGCGGGGTTCCGGGCTGGGGGAGCGTCGGACGCTCGCGGAGATGTCACCCTTTGACTTCGTCGCGGCCGTCGCCGTGGGCGCCATCGTCGGACGCGTCCCGAACGCGGACACGACCAGCTACCTGGAGGGTGCAATCACCCTGGTGACCCTGCTGGCCGCGCACCGGCTGCTCATGTGGCTGCGGTTCCGTCCCGGCTTCGCACGGCTCATTGACCATTCTCCCCGGGTGCTGGTGACGCGAGGGGAGGTGCGCGGGCGGGAGCTGCGGCGGTGCGGGTTGACCGCGGAGGATCTGCACAGCCTGCTGCGCCAGCAGGGCGTGGGCGACCTCGAGTCCGTGCGATACGCCATCTACGAGAAGCGCGGCCAGCTCCCCGTCATCCGCCAGGGCGGCCCGGACGGCGGCGGGCCGCCCCCGCTGGTGGAGGACGTCGTGGCACGGCAATGAAGGCTACTTGCGCTGCTTCGACATCGAGCGGACGAAGATGGAGTCGATGCCGTGGATGCGCATGGAGACGAAGTCGTCCGCGGTGGCGTTCGTGTAGCCCAGGCCGCGCATCTCCTTCACGAAGGCGGGCGTGACGCCGTGGATGCGCATGGAGATCAGGTTGTCCGCGCTCAGGTCCGGGAAGCCCAGGCCGCGCATCTCGCGGATGAAGTCCGGCGTCACGCCGTGGATGGACATGGACATGAGCGTGTCCATCGGCAGGCCCTTGAAGCCCAGCGCCGCGAAGCCCTGGATGCGCTCCGGCGTGACGTTGTGGATGCGCGAGCTCACCAGCTGCTGGATCGTCAGCTTCGGGTAGCCCTCCGCGGCCATGGCCCGGACGTATTCCGGCGTCACGTTGAAGATGCCCACGTGGACCAGCTCATCCACGGTGGTCACCTTCTGGCCCACCGCCGCGAGCCCCTGGACGCGCTGGAGGCCGGCGTTCACGCAAGCCAGGAGGAATTGTTCGTCCGCGTCGGGCTTGGGAATGCCCAGGTCCGCCAGCTTCTTCGGGAAGCTTGCGTCCGGGCTGAAGCGCCAGGTGCCCACGCCCTGTCCGTCGTTGAAGCGGCCCTCGAAGTCGAACGTCCCCGCCTCACGCACCAGCTTGAAGGGGGCGCTGCTTCCGTCCGCCGTGGAGAGCCCCTGGAAGTCGGACAGGGGAGCGGAGAAGCCGTGCTGCGAATCGGGACGGTCCTTGGGATGCAATGACAGGTACAGCTGCTGCTCCTTCACGGACGCGCCCCACGTGCCGGTGCGCTGCGCGTCGGCGGCGAGGACGGGGAGGGCGAGGAACATCACGGCCAGGGTGAGCCACGGAGACAGGCGCGACGTCATGACGGCGACTCCTTTTCGGCAAGGCGCGGCCCTCCCGCGTGCTCGGGAGGGAGCACGCGGTGGGGCCGCTTGGGAGAGTGAGAGGGGGATTACTTCTTGGGCTTCTGCATGCGGCGGATGAAGTCCGCGTCCACGCCGCTGGTGCGCAGGCGCACCACTTCATCCACGGTGGTGGGCTTCACGCCCGCGGCTTCCAGCTCGCGCAGGAAGTGGGCGTCGACCCCCAGCGCGCGCAGCTGCGTGGCCTCATCCAGCGTCAGGTTGCCGAAGCCCGCGGCCTTCAGCTCGTTGAGCCAGGTGGCGTTGATGCCCAACGCCTTCGCGGCCAGCAGGTCGTCGGAGTCCTCCTTTCCGAAGCCCAGGGCCGCCATCTGGCCCAGCCACTCCGGGGTGACGCCCAGGTGCTTCATGGCCACCAATTGCTTGGTGGGAATGGACCGGCCGAAGCGGTCCGTCATGGCCTTCACGTACTCCGGCGTGATGCCGGCGTGCTGGAAGCCCACCAGCGTGTCCACCGTGGGCGCGTAGCCCATGGCGGACACGCGCTCGACGATCTCCGGGGTGACGCCCGCGACCTTCAGCGCGACGAGCTGTTCCACGCTCAGCGGATCCACGCCCACGCGGGTCTTCTCGTCGGCGTCGTCCGACTCCTTCCTCTCCGCGCGGGCCTTCGCCTTGTCGGAGGGCGCGGGGGCCGGTGCGGACGCGGGAGCCGGAGCTGCCGCAGCGACAGGCGCGGGGATCGGCTTCGGGCCGGATGCCGCGGCGTTGACTTGCGCGGAAGCGGACGCCGGAGCGGGAGCCGCCGCGACGACCGCGAGCGGAGTGCCCGTAGGAGCGGCGAGCGGTGCCGACGCGGAGCTCCGAGCGGACGGAAGACCCGCAAGCCGCGCGGACGCCGACGAAGCGACTGGCGCGGCCTGGGCGCTGGCGGGCGGCACGGAGGTCGCAATCGACGTGGACGCGGAACCGGTCGGTGAGGACATCGGCGCGGAGCCCGTCGGGTCCACGGACGTGCCGCCCCCCGGATGGGCCGAGGTCGTGGGCTCGTTGCTCCCGGCGGAGGCGACCGGGGCCTTCGCCCCGTGCGCCTTCGCGGGCTGCACGGCGAGCGCCGTCAGCGGAGCCGCCAGGGCCAGGCTGCTGGCCAGCGTGACGATGGAGACCCCCGCCGCCCAGTGCGACGAGCACCGCGACGCAGGCGCCACCACCAGCCGCCGCACGCGGTCCTTCAGTGAACCGCCCAGCGCGGACATCGCGGGACCGCTGGCGCCCATGCCTTGCAGCCGCAGCGCCTCCAGCGCGGTGAGGGCTCGGGCGTAGGGGAGGGCGCCGGGGCCCTGTCGCACGGCGAGGTCGTCACAGCAGTTCTCCCGCTCCACGCGGATGACCTGGGACATCCACCACACGGCCGGGTGGTAGAACAGGAGCGTCTCTACCAGCGTCTGCACCATGTTCACCGCGAAGTCGTGACGGCGGATGTGGGCCAGCTCGTGGGCCAGGACCAGCTCCAGCTCCCGGACGGAC
This genomic interval carries:
- a CDS encoding M56 family metallopeptidase, with translation MNGLVLEAVGWALVHLVWQGLLVAAALALALRWVGRRSANLRYALACGALGIMLVLPVATAWRHASRAVDTRPVRTVAIARTSASVQHPVPRPPVMMPTPSILSVRETASLPRLDELFQQVGERLPWLVLAWGLGVAASSLRLLKGWVGLRRQVDEAVHASREWQQRLEVLARRLNLSRPVRLLVSPKLDVPSTLGWLRPVVLVPAATLTGLSVRELELVLAHELAHIRRHDFAVNMVQTLVETLLFYHPAVWWMSQVIRVERENCCDDLAVRQGPGALPYARALTALEALRLQGMGASGPAMSALGGSLKDRVRRLVVAPASRCSSHWAAGVSIVTLASSLALAAPLTALAVQPAKAHGAKAPVASAGSNEPTTSAHPGGGTSVDPTGSAPMSSPTGSASTSIATSVPPASAQAAPVASSASARLAGLPSARSSASAPLAAPTGTPLAVVAAAPAPASASAQVNAAASGPKPIPAPVAAAAPAPASAPAPAPSDKAKARAERKESDDADEKTRVGVDPLSVEQLVALKVAGVTPEIVERVSAMGYAPTVDTLVGFQHAGITPEYVKAMTDRFGRSIPTKQLVAMKHLGVTPEWLGQMAALGFGKEDSDDLLAAKALGINATWLNELKAAGFGNLTLDEATQLRALGVDAHFLRELEAAGVKPTTVDEVVRLRTSGVDADFIRRMQKPKK
- a CDS encoding SRPBCC family protein, whose protein sequence is MTTQVASSPKALVTQTSERELRIERIFNASRERVWRAMTDPALVAQWWGRGNKVVVERMDVQRGGHWRFVEHAPDGSTHGFEGRYRELKPMELIEQTFEWDGAPGHVTVETMTLEDLGDGRTKLVTRSLFHTAEDLQGMVGAGMEQGLNETYAALDRLLARPH
- a CDS encoding DUF421 domain-containing protein, coding for MSPFDFVAAVAVGAIVGRVPNADTTSYLEGAITLVTLLAAHRLLMWLRFRPGFARLIDHSPRVLVTRGEVRGRELRRCGLTAEDLHSLLRQQGVGDLESVRYAIYEKRGQLPVIRQGGPDGGGPPPLVEDVVARQ
- a CDS encoding 4-hydroxy-3-methylbut-2-enyl diphosphate reductase; the encoded protein is MTSRLSPWLTLAVMFLALPVLAADAQRTGTWGASVKEQQLYLSLHPKDRPDSQHGFSAPLSDFQGLSTADGSSAPFKLVREAGTFDFEGRFNDGQGVGTWRFSPDASFPKKLADLGIPKPDADEQFLLACVNAGLQRVQGLAAVGQKVTTVDELVHVGIFNVTPEYVRAMAAEGYPKLTIQQLVSSRIHNVTPERIQGFAALGFKGLPMDTLMSMSIHGVTPDFIREMRGLGFPDLSADNLISMRIHGVTPAFVKEMRGLGYTNATADDFVSMRIHGIDSIFVRSMSKQRK
- a CDS encoding helix-turn-helix transcriptional regulator gives rise to the protein MVQSQAALDRTFAALSDPTRRAILLRLGGGAGASIGSLSEHFEMTLTGFQKHVRILEEAGLVTTEKVGRVRHCRLGPKRLEDVARWMDTYRTLLEQRLDHLEDFLERTKGTP